A single genomic interval of Picosynechococcus sp. PCC 7003 harbors:
- a CDS encoding UDP-glucose/GDP-mannose dehydrogenase family protein, translated as MKVCVIGTGYVGLVTGVCLAHMGHDVICIDNNEQKIKLMQAGRSPIYEPGLAELMQQEMATGRLQFSSDLQRGVNHGEILFIAVGTPALPTGESDTRYVEAVAKGIGEHLPAASYKVIVNKSTVPIGSGDWVRMIVLDGVKRKQNGHTVQFDVVSNPEFLREGSAIFDTFNPDRIVLGSSSPKAIALMKQLYDPLIQGQFSAPEHPKPIPVVETDLNSAEMIKYAANAFLATKISFINEVANVCDRVGADILQVAKGIGLDSRIGNKFLQAGLGWGGSCFPKDVAALVHTAEDYGYQAQLLEAAVSVNNRQKLIVVEKLQQELKILKGKTIGLLGLTFKPDTDDMRDAPSLNLITELNRLGARVKAYDPIVSQNGIGHGLSGVIIEDSPEMLADTCDALVLVTDWQEFLHLDYGQLGDRLQNRLIIDGRNFLDRDVLEALGFRYLGIGH; from the coding sequence ATGAAAGTTTGTGTAATTGGAACAGGTTATGTGGGCTTGGTCACAGGGGTTTGCCTGGCGCACATGGGCCATGATGTCATCTGCATCGACAACAATGAGCAGAAAATCAAGCTGATGCAGGCGGGGCGATCGCCCATTTACGAGCCCGGTTTAGCGGAACTGATGCAGCAGGAAATGGCCACCGGACGTTTGCAATTTAGTAGTGATTTGCAGCGGGGGGTCAACCACGGGGAAATTCTGTTTATTGCGGTGGGCACCCCAGCCCTACCGACGGGGGAAAGTGACACCCGCTATGTGGAGGCCGTGGCCAAGGGCATTGGTGAACATTTACCAGCGGCTAGTTACAAAGTGATTGTTAACAAATCAACCGTGCCGATTGGGTCGGGGGACTGGGTGCGGATGATCGTCCTCGATGGGGTCAAACGGAAGCAAAACGGCCATACGGTGCAGTTTGACGTGGTTAGTAACCCCGAATTTCTGCGGGAAGGCTCGGCGATTTTCGATACTTTTAACCCCGACCGGATTGTCCTAGGCAGTAGCAGTCCCAAGGCGATCGCCTTGATGAAGCAGCTTTATGATCCCCTCATCCAAGGGCAATTTAGCGCGCCAGAACACCCCAAGCCGATTCCGGTGGTGGAAACGGATCTCAATTCCGCCGAAATGATTAAATATGCCGCCAATGCTTTCCTGGCAACAAAAATTAGCTTTATTAATGAAGTGGCGAATGTGTGCGATCGCGTCGGGGCAGACATTCTCCAGGTGGCGAAGGGCATCGGCCTCGATAGCCGCATTGGCAATAAATTTCTCCAGGCGGGCCTGGGGTGGGGCGGTTCCTGCTTCCCAAAAGATGTGGCCGCTTTAGTGCACACCGCCGAAGATTATGGCTATCAGGCGCAACTCTTGGAAGCCGCTGTCAGCGTAAATAATCGGCAAAAATTAATCGTCGTCGAAAAACTGCAACAAGAACTAAAAATCCTTAAGGGGAAAACCATTGGTCTTTTGGGGTTAACTTTTAAGCCAGACACCGACGATATGCGCGATGCCCCATCCCTCAATCTGATTACAGAGCTAAATCGCCTGGGGGCGCGGGTCAAGGCCTATGATCCGATTGTTTCTCAAAATGGCATTGGTCACGGCCTATCGGGAGTAATCATCGAAGATAGCCCAGAAATGTTAGCAGATACCTGTGATGCTTTGGTTTTAGTCACGGACTGGCAAGAATTTTTGCACCTCGACTATGGGCAATTAGGCGATCGCCTCCAAAATCGGTTGATCATCGATGGCCGGAATTTTCTCGACCGAGATGTCCTAGAAGCACTAGGGTTTCGCTATCTGGGCATTGGCCATTAG
- a CDS encoding UDP-glucuronic acid decarboxylase family protein: MRILVTGGAGFIGSHLVDRLMTEGHEVICLDNFYTGRKHNLLKWIGNPYFEMVRHDITEPIRLEVDQVYHLACPASPIHYQFNAIKTVKTNVMGTLNMLGLAKRVKARILLASTSEVYGDPEVHPQPETYHGNVNPIGIRSCYDEGKRMAETLAFDYHRSNDVDIRVARIFNTYGPNMLPNDGRVVSNFIVQALQGKPLTVYGDGSQTRSFCYVSDLVEGLIRLMNQDFIGPVNLGNPDEYTILELAQTIQDMVNPNAELAFEPLPQDDPRQRQPDITRAKTYLDWQPTVPLKVGLEKTIAYFRDRLAE; the protein is encoded by the coding sequence ATGCGAATTTTAGTGACCGGCGGTGCAGGGTTCATCGGCTCCCATCTCGTTGATCGCCTGATGACCGAAGGCCATGAAGTCATTTGCCTCGATAACTTCTACACAGGCCGCAAACATAACCTTTTGAAGTGGATTGGCAACCCCTATTTTGAAATGGTGCGCCACGATATCACCGAACCCATCCGCCTCGAAGTGGATCAGGTCTATCACCTCGCTTGTCCTGCTTCACCCATCCATTACCAGTTCAACGCCATTAAAACCGTTAAAACCAACGTCATGGGCACCCTCAACATGTTGGGTTTGGCGAAACGGGTAAAAGCGAGAATTCTGTTGGCATCCACCTCTGAAGTATATGGCGATCCAGAAGTCCATCCTCAGCCAGAAACCTACCATGGCAATGTGAATCCCATCGGCATTCGCTCCTGTTACGACGAGGGGAAGCGAATGGCGGAAACCCTGGCCTTTGATTACCACCGCTCCAATGATGTTGATATTCGCGTCGCTCGAATTTTTAACACCTATGGCCCCAATATGTTGCCGAATGATGGACGGGTGGTGAGCAACTTTATCGTCCAAGCCCTGCAAGGAAAACCTCTGACAGTCTATGGCGATGGTTCCCAAACCCGGAGTTTTTGCTATGTGAGTGATTTGGTTGAAGGTTTGATTCGCCTGATGAACCAAGACTTTATCGGCCCCGTCAATTTAGGCAATCCTGATGAGTACACCATTTTGGAGTTGGCCCAAACAATTCAGGATATGGTCAATCCCAATGCTGAATTGGCCTTTGAACCTTTGCCCCAGGATGATCCGCGTCAACGGCAACCGGACATTACCCGTGCTAAAACCTACTTGGATTGGCAGCCGACAGTCCCCCTCAAGGTGGGCTTAGAAAAAACGATCGCCTATTTCCGCGATCGCCTCGCAGAATAA
- a CDS encoding BCD family MFS transporter: MTTSELSPTSAQNLPTVGPFTMFRLGLFNLGLGLMAVLTLAVLNRVMISELDIPATVTAGALAVPQFMAPARVWFGQLSDSKKIFKLHRSGYVWIGTVLFGAAIFVAVQIVWQLALAVRENGGWAWSGEMLLWAIALGAVLGFYGLALSSTSTPFTALLVDISDENNRSKIVAVVWSMLLLGVVIGGISGSIFLDQVQQAGVILGANAGAIITQGEKLLNTPIESLQGPINSLFLVVPAIAFGLGLLGILGIERKYSRFSRRTAPTTREDQITFRDSIKVVRSSPQTAIFFSFLVTFTISLFMQEAVLEPYGGEVFGMSIGESTLLNSYWGIGVLIGYSVTGFLVVPRLGKKNTARLGCLLTAACFFLIILAGFTQQPQILRYALVLFGMATGIGTIGAISLMLDLTAAETAGTFIGTWALAQAMSRAIATLMGGVVLDIGRAIFQTPLLAYSSVFVLQAVGMFSAIFILNNVNIREFKENTRQAIATILEGELDG, encoded by the coding sequence ATGACCACTTCTGAACTTAGTCCCACCTCCGCCCAAAATTTACCCACCGTTGGCCCATTCACGATGTTTCGTCTGGGACTCTTTAACCTGGGCTTGGGGCTGATGGCGGTGTTGACCCTGGCGGTACTCAACCGGGTGATGATTAGTGAACTGGATATTCCAGCGACGGTGACAGCGGGGGCTTTGGCGGTACCGCAATTTATGGCCCCAGCGCGGGTCTGGTTCGGGCAACTGTCCGACAGCAAAAAGATTTTTAAGCTCCACCGCAGTGGTTATGTCTGGATTGGGACAGTGCTGTTCGGTGCGGCGATCTTTGTGGCGGTACAAATCGTCTGGCAGTTGGCCTTAGCGGTGCGGGAAAATGGCGGCTGGGCCTGGTCTGGGGAGATGTTGCTGTGGGCGATCGCCCTGGGGGCAGTTCTCGGTTTCTATGGCCTGGCTCTCAGCTCTACATCCACCCCCTTCACGGCGCTGTTGGTGGATATTTCCGATGAAAACAACCGCTCAAAAATCGTTGCTGTGGTCTGGTCAATGCTGCTGCTAGGGGTTGTGATTGGCGGGATCAGTGGCAGTATTTTCCTCGATCAGGTGCAACAGGCTGGGGTCATCCTGGGGGCTAATGCCGGAGCGATCATCACCCAGGGGGAAAAGCTCCTGAATACCCCCATCGAAAGTTTGCAGGGGCCAATCAATTCTCTCTTTTTGGTGGTGCCGGCGATCGCCTTTGGTTTAGGATTGCTTGGCATCCTTGGGATCGAACGCAAATATTCGCGCTTTAGTCGGCGCACTGCCCCCACAACGCGGGAAGACCAAATCACCTTTCGGGATTCTATTAAAGTCGTCCGTAGCAGTCCACAAACGGCCATTTTCTTCAGCTTTTTGGTGACCTTTACGATCAGCCTGTTTATGCAGGAAGCCGTGTTAGAACCCTACGGCGGTGAAGTGTTTGGGATGTCCATCGGCGAGAGCACCTTGCTCAATTCCTACTGGGGCATCGGTGTTCTCATCGGCTATAGTGTGACCGGATTTTTGGTGGTGCCGCGCCTGGGGAAAAAAAATACGGCCCGCTTAGGCTGTTTGCTCACGGCAGCTTGCTTCTTTTTAATTATTCTGGCCGGGTTTACCCAACAACCCCAGATCCTGAGATATGCCCTCGTCCTCTTCGGTATGGCCACGGGGATCGGTACCATCGGTGCGATTAGTTTAATGCTTGATCTCACCGCTGCCGAAACTGCAGGCACTTTCATTGGCACCTGGGCGCTGGCCCAAGCGATGTCCCGGGCGATCGCCACTTTGATGGGGGGAGTCGTGTTAGATATCGGACGGGCGATTTTTCAAACCCCCCTCTTGGCCTACAGTTCTGTTTTTGTGCTCCAGGCCGTGGGGATGTTCAGCGCCATTTTCATTCTTAATAACGTCAATATCCGCGAATTTAAAGAAAATACCAGGCAGGCGATCGCCACGATCCTTGAAGGAGAACTAGATGGCTAG
- a CDS encoding YraN family protein, translating into MADTPSPEKLAALAVGEQGELFVQQHLESQGWQIIATRWRCRWGELDLVAFQGQTKILAFVEVKTRQRHSLDHQGLLAITPSKQRKTIRAAMQFLSKFPRYETYGCRFDVALVAYSKTAVFPQDFSLAAYLEGAFEADAF; encoded by the coding sequence ATGGCCGACACCCCCTCACCCGAAAAATTAGCCGCCCTTGCCGTTGGTGAGCAGGGGGAGCTTTTTGTGCAGCAGCACCTCGAAAGCCAAGGTTGGCAGATTATCGCGACCCGTTGGCGCTGCCGCTGGGGAGAATTGGATCTGGTGGCGTTTCAGGGCCAGACAAAAATTCTCGCTTTTGTAGAGGTAAAAACCCGACAACGGCACAGCTTGGATCATCAGGGATTACTGGCCATTACCCCTAGCAAACAACGCAAAACTATCCGGGCGGCGATGCAATTTTTAAGTAAATTTCCCCGATATGAAACCTACGGCTGTCGCTTTGATGTGGCCCTCGTCGCCTATAGCAAAACCGCCGTATTCCCCCAGGACTTCAGCCTGGCTGCTTACCTAGAAGGGGCATTCGAGGCCGATGCATTCTAG
- a CDS encoding prepilin-type N-terminal cleavage/methylation domain-containing protein has protein sequence MLRLLFPHRKKVSQNSQGLTVIELMIVIIITGILAAIALPTFLNQVDKSRYAKARLQMRCMLQELKVYRLNNGGYPPDQNRNVPYYPGSECFKVHTGYVRDRPDINQNNNTDIPFNSVYDYERWNYGSGCYVAVTFFGRNGLRRFTQNAINEISTTGFHFYDETDDDLVLVVDITDTPCN, from the coding sequence ATGTTGCGCCTTCTTTTTCCCCATCGTAAGAAAGTATCCCAAAATTCCCAGGGTCTGACTGTGATTGAACTCATGATTGTGATAATTATCACAGGTATCCTCGCGGCGATCGCCTTACCTACCTTTTTAAATCAAGTGGACAAATCTCGATATGCTAAAGCCAGATTGCAAATGCGGTGCATGCTTCAGGAGCTGAAAGTATATCGCTTGAATAATGGTGGTTATCCCCCCGACCAAAACCGTAATGTCCCCTACTATCCTGGGTCTGAATGTTTTAAGGTGCATACAGGGTATGTTAGGGATAGACCAGACATCAATCAAAACAATAATACAGATATTCCCTTTAATTCTGTCTACGATTATGAACGCTGGAATTATGGTTCTGGTTGTTACGTCGCAGTGACTTTTTTTGGTCGAAATGGCCTCAGAAGATTTACTCAAAATGCCATCAATGAAATATCAACCACTGGATTTCATTTCTATGATGAAACCGATGATGACTTGGTTTTAGTTGTTGATATCACTGACACCCCCTGCAATTAA
- the blaOXA gene encoding class D beta-lactamase, translated as MAMNFVRGLGRLVATLSCLGVLLIPMETPERSKAIADPGPAIARAKTIDFQKHFQDLGLEGSILIYDLQTGRSFQHNPQRNQTAFPVASTFKIPNSLIALETGVIPNELALLTWDGISRELPVWNRDLNLKEAFKHSAVWFYQVLARRTGHDRMKQWIEAIAYGNQAIGTPDNIDQFWLNGTLQITPQGQVDFLRRLYANELPFSAKAIATVKEIMIAEQTPNYTIRAKTGWFGFGNPQVQNIGWYVGYVERGDDVYFFATNIDINSPQDGSARLEVTRRCLQELGILP; from the coding sequence ATGGCGATGAATTTTGTGCGTGGGTTAGGTCGGTTAGTGGCAACTTTATCTTGTTTGGGAGTATTGTTGATCCCAATGGAAACCCCAGAGAGGAGTAAGGCGATCGCCGATCCAGGGCCAGCCATTGCCCGGGCAAAAACCATTGATTTTCAGAAACATTTTCAGGATTTGGGACTGGAAGGGTCGATTTTGATCTATGACCTCCAGACGGGGCGAAGTTTTCAGCACAATCCCCAACGTAATCAGACAGCGTTTCCGGTCGCTTCAACCTTTAAAATTCCCAACTCTTTGATTGCCCTCGAAACAGGGGTGATCCCCAATGAGCTGGCTTTGCTTACCTGGGACGGGATTTCGCGGGAATTACCGGTGTGGAATCGGGATCTGAATCTAAAGGAAGCCTTTAAACATTCGGCGGTGTGGTTTTACCAAGTCCTCGCACGGCGGACGGGCCATGACCGGATGAAACAGTGGATCGAGGCGATCGCCTATGGCAATCAAGCGATTGGCACTCCAGATAATATTGATCAGTTTTGGCTGAATGGCACATTACAAATCACGCCCCAAGGTCAAGTGGACTTTTTGCGCCGTCTCTATGCCAATGAGTTACCTTTCTCCGCAAAGGCGATCGCCACGGTCAAGGAAATCATGATCGCTGAACAAACCCCCAATTACACGATTCGGGCAAAAACAGGCTGGTTTGGTTTTGGGAACCCCCAAGTACAAAATATTGGTTGGTATGTGGGCTATGTGGAACGGGGCGATGATGTGTACTTTTTTGCGACCAACATCGATATCAACAGTCCCCAAGATGGTTCTGCTCGCCTGGAGGTTACCCGTCGCTGTTTACAGGAGTTGGGGATTTTGCCTTGA
- a CDS encoding aminotransferase class V-fold PLP-dependent enzyme, giving the protein MPDLHQHRQQFPALANKTYFNYGGQGPLPQSSLSAILDSYQQGAVRGPFSLAMGQWETGMIQKLRGAIAFELNAQPENIALTENVTAGCNIALWGIDWQPGDEILLGDCEHPGIVGIVQEIAARFDVKIRICPLFDTLNGGDPTAAIAKHLTPQTRLLVISHLFWNTGQVLPLQDICRLCHGQNTLVLVDAAQSFGMLPLDLPALGVDFYAFTGHKWWCGPAGVGGLYISTEAIAQHRPTFIGWRGVTQWDSTTAVALAQDARRYEVATSAYPLYVGLMEAIRFHQQWGDTASRYQQICDRSAYCWEKLNAIPQVQCLKATPPASGLVSFQVDTPQSHSDIVKALEAQGFCLRTIRFPDCIRACTHYFTTPEDIDQLAIALTTLT; this is encoded by the coding sequence ATGCCCGACCTGCACCAGCACCGCCAACAGTTTCCCGCCCTCGCCAACAAAACCTACTTTAATTACGGTGGCCAGGGGCCGCTACCCCAGTCGAGCCTCAGTGCGATTTTGGACAGTTACCAACAGGGCGCTGTCCGGGGGCCGTTTTCGCTGGCCATGGGTCAATGGGAAACTGGCATGATTCAGAAATTACGGGGGGCGATCGCCTTTGAACTCAACGCCCAACCGGAAAATATTGCCCTGACGGAAAACGTGACAGCGGGTTGTAACATTGCCCTCTGGGGCATCGACTGGCAACCGGGGGATGAAATCCTCCTTGGTGATTGTGAACATCCGGGGATTGTCGGCATTGTCCAGGAGATTGCGGCTCGCTTCGACGTTAAAATCCGCATTTGCCCCCTCTTCGACACCCTCAATGGTGGTGATCCCACAGCGGCGATCGCCAAACATTTAACCCCCCAGACCCGCCTCTTGGTGATCAGCCATCTCTTTTGGAATACGGGCCAAGTCTTACCGCTACAGGACATTTGTCGCCTCTGCCATGGCCAAAATACCCTGGTGTTGGTGGATGCGGCCCAATCCTTTGGGATGTTGCCCCTCGATTTGCCGGCGCTGGGAGTCGATTTCTATGCCTTTACGGGCCATAAATGGTGGTGTGGTCCGGCGGGGGTTGGCGGACTTTATATTTCCACCGAGGCGATCGCCCAGCATCGACCGACCTTTATTGGCTGGCGGGGGGTGACCCAGTGGGACTCAACAACTGCAGTGGCCCTCGCCCAAGATGCCCGCCGCTATGAAGTGGCAACCTCTGCCTATCCCCTCTATGTTGGCCTCATGGAGGCGATCCGCTTCCACCAACAATGGGGTGACACCGCCAGCCGTTATCAACAAATCTGCGATCGCAGTGCCTATTGCTGGGAAAAACTCAACGCTATCCCCCAGGTGCAATGTCTTAAGGCCACGCCACCTGCTTCTGGGTTGGTCTCCTTCCAAGTTGATACGCCCCAAAGCCATAGTGACATTGTTAAAGCCCTCGAAGCCCAGGGTTTTTGTCTCCGGACGATTCGCTTCCCCGACTGTATCCGTGCCTGTACCCATTACTTCACCACCCCCGAAGACATCGACCAATTGGCGATCGCCCTTACCACCCTCACCTGA
- a CDS encoding type 1 glutamine amidotransferase, translating into MHLKLGWLYPTLMGTYGDRGNVICLEKRAQWRQITVDVIPLDKEAPLNVWEEVDLIVGGGAQDRQQEIVMRDLQGAKAEKLKALIEDQVPGVFTCGSPQLLGKYYEPALGQRIEGLGILDLVSKHPGFGAKRCIGNVAFEITAEPLATELKTKLGDRPIAIGFENHGGRTYLGDVQPLGKVLKGYGNNGEDGWEGAFYQKAIATYAHGPLLPKNPFLADWLLEKALERKYNTEIHLDPLDDQLAHQARQTMFQRLTLSVPSSPV; encoded by the coding sequence ATGCACCTAAAGCTCGGCTGGCTCTACCCCACCCTCATGGGCACCTATGGCGATCGCGGTAATGTGATTTGCCTAGAAAAACGCGCCCAATGGCGACAGATTACCGTTGACGTGATTCCCCTCGATAAAGAAGCGCCCCTAAATGTTTGGGAAGAGGTGGATTTGATTGTGGGCGGGGGAGCCCAGGATCGCCAGCAGGAAATTGTCATGCGGGATCTCCAGGGGGCTAAGGCAGAGAAATTGAAAGCACTCATCGAGGATCAGGTGCCGGGGGTCTTTACCTGCGGTTCGCCGCAACTCCTTGGCAAATATTACGAACCCGCCCTCGGCCAACGCATCGAAGGTCTAGGCATTTTAGATCTCGTGAGTAAGCATCCAGGCTTTGGGGCGAAACGTTGCATCGGGAATGTGGCCTTTGAAATTACCGCTGAACCCCTCGCCACAGAATTAAAAACCAAACTCGGCGATCGCCCCATTGCCATTGGCTTCGAAAACCACGGTGGACGCACCTATTTAGGCGATGTACAACCCCTAGGGAAAGTCCTCAAAGGCTACGGCAACAACGGCGAAGACGGTTGGGAAGGAGCGTTTTACCAAAAGGCGATCGCCACCTATGCCCACGGGCCACTACTGCCAAAAAATCCGTTCTTGGCCGATTGGCTTCTCGAAAAAGCCCTAGAACGGAAGTACAACACCGAAATTCACCTTGATCCCCTCGACGATCAACTGGCTCACCAAGCGCGCCAGACCATGTTCCAGCGCCTCACCTTGTCTGTACCGAGCAGCCCCGTTTAG
- a CDS encoding urease accessory protein UreF → MQQLILWQLINSNFPLGAYNYSEGLEYLIESAGCSEAESFQDWLRLHLRYGSIRAEVSVMLRVIQAIAADDLTQLQYWNSWLNGTRETRELRQQSIQMGNSLLKLLGDLDENKRLQLGACREQIGKNCHYAIAFGIAVALWEIEPHQAVLGYLHSWVSNLVSAGVKLIPLGQTQGQQIIYQLQPVIVTVAEELLDQQEKDLYGCTWGLSLASMNHETQYTRLFRS, encoded by the coding sequence GTGCAACAACTAATTCTCTGGCAACTCATTAATTCAAACTTTCCCCTTGGAGCCTATAACTATTCGGAGGGTTTGGAATATTTGATTGAGTCGGCTGGATGTTCTGAGGCTGAGAGCTTTCAGGATTGGTTGAGGTTGCACCTGCGTTATGGTTCGATCCGCGCTGAAGTGAGCGTTATGCTGCGGGTTATTCAGGCGATCGCCGCTGATGACTTGACCCAATTGCAGTATTGGAATAGCTGGTTGAATGGCACACGGGAAACTAGGGAACTGCGGCAACAAAGTATCCAGATGGGCAATAGTTTGTTGAAACTGCTGGGAGATTTAGACGAAAACAAACGACTACAGCTAGGGGCCTGTCGGGAGCAGATCGGCAAAAACTGCCATTATGCGATCGCCTTTGGGATTGCCGTGGCCCTCTGGGAGATCGAACCGCACCAAGCCGTTTTAGGTTATCTCCATAGCTGGGTGAGTAACTTAGTAAGTGCGGGAGTGAAGTTGATCCCCTTGGGCCAGACCCAGGGCCAACAGATCATCTATCAATTACAGCCAGTGATAGTAACGGTGGCAGAAGAATTGCTTGACCAACAGGAAAAAGATCTCTATGGCTGTACCTGGGGCTTAAGTTTGGCGAGTATGAACCACGAAACCCAATACACTCGCCTTTTTCGGAGTTGA
- the serS gene encoding serine--tRNA ligase — protein sequence MLDIKLLRENPTLVQERLDARKAGEYDIQPILDLDIQQRTLEGDRSQLQARSNEIGKLIGQKIKGGADPKGEEIAALKAEGNEIKQKLADLEPQEKELKAQIYNLLLALPNLPDQSTPVGANETENVEVRRWGEEHKPTNDNILPHWEIGEQLGILEFARSVKVAQSRFVSLVGAGAALERALINFMLDQQIAAGYVEVMPPVLINSDSLTGTGQLPKFAEESFRCADDDLWLTPTAEVPVTNLYRDEILEAENLPIYHCAYTPCFRREAGSYGKDTRGLIRLHQFNKVELVKFVQPETSAAEHEKLVANAEAILQALKLPYRVLELCSGDLGFSAGKCYDLEVWLPSADTYREISSCSNFYDFQARRAGIRFKEAGKKGTQFVHTLNGSGLAIGRTMAAILENYQQPNGTVAVPEVLRPYLKRDFL from the coding sequence GTGCTAGACATTAAACTCCTCCGCGAAAATCCCACTCTTGTCCAAGAACGTCTTGATGCCCGTAAAGCGGGAGAATACGATATTCAACCGATTCTCGATCTTGATATTCAACAACGTACCCTCGAAGGCGATCGCAGCCAACTCCAGGCCCGCAGCAACGAAATCGGTAAACTCATCGGCCAAAAGATTAAGGGCGGTGCCGATCCCAAAGGCGAAGAAATTGCCGCCCTCAAAGCGGAGGGGAATGAGATTAAACAAAAACTCGCCGACCTCGAACCCCAGGAAAAAGAACTCAAAGCCCAAATTTATAATCTGCTGTTAGCCCTGCCCAATCTGCCGGATCAAAGCACCCCTGTGGGAGCTAACGAAACCGAAAATGTCGAAGTACGCCGCTGGGGAGAAGAACATAAGCCCACCAACGACAATATTTTGCCCCACTGGGAAATCGGCGAACAGCTCGGTATCCTTGAATTTGCCCGGTCAGTGAAGGTGGCCCAGAGTCGCTTTGTGAGTCTAGTTGGTGCAGGGGCGGCCCTAGAACGGGCTTTGATTAATTTCATGTTGGATCAGCAAATTGCGGCGGGTTATGTGGAAGTGATGCCTCCGGTGCTGATCAATAGCGATTCCCTCACCGGGACGGGACAGTTGCCGAAATTTGCCGAGGAAAGTTTCCGCTGTGCCGATGATGATCTCTGGCTCACCCCTACTGCGGAAGTGCCCGTCACGAATCTCTACCGTGATGAAATCCTCGAAGCCGAAAATTTGCCCATCTACCATTGTGCTTACACTCCTTGTTTTCGGCGAGAAGCAGGCAGCTACGGCAAAGACACCCGTGGGTTAATTCGACTACACCAATTTAATAAGGTGGAACTGGTGAAATTTGTCCAGCCGGAAACCTCGGCGGCAGAACATGAAAAACTTGTCGCCAATGCCGAAGCGATCCTCCAAGCCCTGAAATTGCCCTACCGTGTCTTAGAACTCTGTAGCGGCGATCTCGGTTTCAGCGCCGGGAAATGTTATGACCTGGAAGTGTGGCTCCCCTCCGCAGACACCTACCGGGAAATTTCGAGTTGTTCTAATTTCTATGATTTCCAAGCGCGACGGGCGGGAATTCGCTTTAAAGAAGCAGGGAAAAAAGGTACTCAGTTTGTCCATACCCTCAACGGTTCTGGTTTGGCGATCGGTCGCACCATGGCGGCAATCCTCGAAAATTATCAACAGCCCAACGGGACGGTGGCGGTGCCAGAGGTACTGCGGCCCTACCTAAAACGCGATTTTCTCTAG